The genomic window TTGCCACAGAAAGACAGACCAGCTGTGAGAAgaatgtgggggggaggggattgGCATTTCCAACCACCCAAGACCCAACAACTAAGAGGAAACAAGTCTGTGGGCTCATAATTGTTATGTAATAAAGTGGGCGGCTGATGGCCACAGCATGATCACATGCCATTGCAGCCAGGATATAGCTATCTGTGTTACCCAAGGCCAACATGGAACACATCTGTGTTAGGCATCCCCTAAAGGAGATGGCTTTGCTGCCTAAGACATGGTTGGCTAGGATTTTAGGGATGGTTACAGAGGAGAAGAAGATGTCAACAAAGGAGGGATTGGcaaggaaaaagtacatggggtTGTGAAGGTGAGTATCAGAACAAATGGACAAGATGATGAGCAGATTTCCAATCAGTGTGTTGGGGTAAATGAATaggaagaggatgaagaagaagTATTCCCAATGCTGTTGACCACTGACTCCCAGGAGAATGAAACCAAGAGTAAAAGACTGGTTGTCTCCTCTCATGGATCCttcagcagaaagagaagaggaatccAGAATTATTAATATAGTTACTGCATATAATGATCTTCCTAACCATCACATTTGGTTGCCATGGTTGTGGTGTCTCTATCTGGACTTACTGAGTTCCTAGATAGCCAATATGTGGCAGGGGTAAATCCCTGTGGTCAGTGGGCCTAATTAACAATTAGCCCTGAACACTCACGTCTACAAAATGAGTAAGCTTGAGTCAGAGGTTCTCATCCACCCTAGCCCACATCATCACCCATACAACTAAGGTTTAATAATTTAACAGATAATTCATATTCTGTGGGTTAGGAATTGTGTTAGGCGTTGTGGAAATCACGAATatgtgaaa from Mustela nigripes isolate SB6536 chromosome 16, MUSNIG.SB6536, whole genome shotgun sequence includes these protein-coding regions:
- the LOC132003256 gene encoding LOW QUALITY PROTEIN: olfactory receptor 1A1-like (The sequence of the model RefSeq protein was modified relative to this genomic sequence to represent the inferred CDS: deleted 2 bases in 1 codon); translated protein: MRGDNQSFTLGFILLGVSGQQHWEYFFFILFLFIYPNTLIGNLLIILSICSDTHLHNPMYFFLANPSFVDIFFSSVTIPKILANHVLGSKAISFRGCLTQMCSMLALGNTDSYILAAMACDHAVAISRPLYYITIMSPQTCFLLVVGSWVVGNANPLPHILLTAGLSFCGNKEVANFYCDIASLLKLSCSDIHFNVKMMYLGVGVFSVPLLYIIISYIHVFSTVLQVPCTKGVLKAFSTCGSHLTVVALYYRTVMGMYFCPLSSYSLKDAVITVMYIAVTPMLNLFIYSLRNQDMKAALGKLFSKKLITNMRSYRRVN